Part of the Engystomops pustulosus chromosome 4, aEngPut4.maternal, whole genome shotgun sequence genome is shown below.
TGCAGGAGGCAGCACAACACACAAGAGCATTAGATACACCCGCTCACTAGTGCGCAGTCCTGGGAGATGACGTTATATTGGGGTTTTTCGGCTAGGCTGTCGGTATCACACACACAATCTCTCGATCACTTCCTGTCACACTCTTGTGCAGAGGAAGTTCATATCAGATGATGGATATCTTGTGGTCAGTTACTTTCTGCTTCAGTTGCGCAGCAATAGACCccgtgtccccagctcctccatcCGACATATATCGCCCCGTTCTGGTGAGCTCCCCGTTTCTTATCATCTGGGACATCTCTGGGACTTACGGGGCTGGGGGAGGGATCAGAAGATGGTGGCATCTTCTCAGATATGGTCACCAGTGCACATCCTGAGGAGAGGGGGTAGATGGTGGTGATCGGGAGCAACTCACAGTCATGGCACCATCATATGAAAGTAGGGGGCGATATAACTACTGCAGACCACAGGAGACCTACAAGCATTAGAGATGTCCTCGTGTCCTGTGCTCTGTCCTAGGTTCTCCTAGTGTAAAGAAGTTCTCAAAGAAGTTCTGTCGCCGCTTACATGGACGGCACAATGGACAATCCGCGCAATCCCCTGCTGGGCATCGTACAGGAGTCATTCCTGCCAAAGAGTGTATCAAGTAAGTGTATATTTCAGCTGACCAAGGGGTCCCATAGAGAGAAGGCTGAGGTGCCCACCTGGCATCATTGACAGATACTTCGTGTAGACATTAATAAAAACGTGTATTCCTAAAGACTGAAAAGTGCTAGTCAGGTGATAGATACCAATTTTCAAACTGAGGGTTACATAATGCTTATTGATGCCTTCAAAGGCCCAATATCATCCCTAACCTCATCGCAATGGACCTTCTCTTTATTGCCCCACCACCCCAACTGAAAACACTTTACTCACTGCACTTCCACTCCAACCGTAATACACTCATCACCAGATCGCCAATTTGACCAGGTCCTGCTTGTGGGCCACACTACATAAGGGCCCTGAGTTTGACATATCTGATGTTGTAGACAAGAACTTTGTAGGTTAACCACCTtcgaggaggacacaagagaggTCACCAGTGAACTATGAAGTTGATGGCACAATTTTTGGGTCCATATCAATGTCTTGACCGTAATCGTAATATGGCTCTGGGGGCCATAGCCCATGGTTGGTGCTAATGCATGACCCCTGTTTCTTCCCACAGTTGCTCTGAAGATCATCTTGGTTGGCATCAATATTGCCAGTATCGCTATCGGTAAGTCCATTTTAGGTTATTATGGTTCACCAACTTAAAAGTGAATGTCTATAGTGGTAAGACTACCCAAAATATTATGATCACAGTACCATTAATCTGGGTGAATAGGGCAAAAAAAAGTGTTCAATAATCCTGCAGTGCCCCTGAAGGATAACTGAGGCATTACATTGTGGACTCCAGTGAGAAGTACTATTTGTAGATAAGTGATTCAAGACCCGAGACGTTCTGCATAGTtccagatataggggcacatttacttacagtcagtcacgatcccgcggcacgttgtccgatgaggattcgggtctgccaggattcactaaggtccgtacgcccgatatcctgcatgtgtcgctgctggaccgaggtctgccggagttcaccttcttcttcccggtgcatgtgagtgctgatcttgcgacacaattctttttttaaattccgcggtttgtccaaatcgggttgtccaacggccacgccccccgatttctgtcgcggcgccgatgtgccacaatccgatcgcatgcgccaaaaccctgggcaattcagcgcaaagcggcgcaaaactgaaatattcgggaaaaccccatGGAGTCGtttccgacccttagtaaatgtgccccataatggacTCACTATGGATGATGATCCATATATTTATGGATGGCTACCTCCTTCTTCTGTTGTTTTAATGAGCAGAggccacagaggtcagacagacaGATTGCAACCTGGCCCAGGTTCAATGCGAGAACTAACAGGCCATGTATGAGGCAATCACTAATTTTGGACATCTCATTATTGCTTCATCTCTTTGGTTGTCCCCCTTTACCTACTGTGCAGGACGACCAGGTGGCCACCTCTTGGCTTAGTCTTGGTTTTGGTAATAGCAGATATGAGACAACAGAATGGTAGAGACAAGAGGACAGCACCAAGGTGTAGGTCAGGCCAAGACGATGATCTTGATGAAAGGTCTGGGAACAGGCCAAGGAgggtgttccttggtcttcatgtgACCACGCAAGCGATGGATGTGCTCAGTGTTACACCAATCTGTATGACACCAATCTTACGCATCCATGTGGTGGTCACCATTGCCTCTTACAAGAAGGGTTGGACTTGGCTGCATGGATCCGAACAGAAATGTGACGTTGGATTTGACCATAAACATTatcatattgtatatttttttgttcCCAGGAGCGATCTACTTCAACGACTGCCCCGGGCAGTACCTCATCCCCTACTATCTCATCATTTCAGGGGTGGCTGCTCTCCTGTTCCTCTCCATGACCTGCCTACCCTGTGTAGATGAGGACCAGGTCACATCGGTCAATCTTACCACCCTTTGCGCTCAGAGTTTCATCCTCCTATTCCTCTTTGTCTTCTTTATAGTAGGTAAGTTGTAACTCGGGTAACATGGGACCCCCGTCGGTTGGGGAAAAGGGCgagaaaggggttaaataatactTATTCCCAAGATGCAATGCAACAGACAGGACTGAAAAGGTGTGGACATAGATGCACAGGACCAAGGTGTATACTGCTGCCAATTATGTAAGGTTATAACAaacacaggtattacagcaggtggtgcaggctattCCTGCAGGGTAGCAGAGGTATTATagcaggtggtgcaggctattCCTGCAGGGTAGCAGAGGTATTATAGCAGGTGGTGCAGGTTATTCCTGCAGGGTAGCAGAGGTATTATAGCAGGTGGTGCAGGTTATTCCTggaggatagcacaggtattacagcaggtggtgcaggttattcctggaggatagcacaggtattacagcaggtggtgcaggttattcctggaggatagcacaggtattacagcaggtggtgcaggttattcctggaggatagcacaggtattacagcaggtggtacaggttattcctggaggatagcacaggtattacagcaggtggtgcaggttattcctggaggatagcacaggtattacagcaagtggtgcaggctattcctggaggatagcacaggtattacagcaaGTGGTGCAGGCTATTCCTAGAGGgtagcacaggtattacagcaggtggtgcaggttattcctggagggtagcacaggtattacagcaggtggtgcagACTATTACTggaggatagcacaggtattacagcaggtggtgtAGGCTATTCCTAgaggatagcacaggtattacagcaggtagTGCCGGCTATTCCTAgaggatagcacaggtattacagcaggtagtgcaggttattcctggaggatagcacaggtattacagcaggtggtgcaggctattcctggaggatagcagaggtattacagcaggtggtgcaggctattcctggagggtagcagaggtattacagcaggtggtgcaaACTATTCATggaggatagcacaggtattacagcaggtggtgcaggctattCCTAGAGGgtagcacaggtattacagcaggtggtgcaggtTATTCCAGGAGGgtagcacaggtattacagcaggtagtgcaggctattcctggaggatagcacaggtattacagcaggtagtgcaggttattcctggaggatagcacaggtattacagcaggtggtgcCGGCTATTCCTGCAGAgtagcacaggtattacagcaggtggtgcaggttattcctggaggatagcacaggtattacagcaggtggtgcaggctattcctggaggatagcacaggtattacagcaggtggtacaggttattcctggaggatagcacaggtattacagcaggtggtgcaggctattcctggagggtagcagaggtattacagcaggtggtgcaggctattcctggaggatagcacaggtattacagcagggggtgcagggtatTCCTGGAGGGTAGCagaggtattacagcaggtggtgcaaactattcctggaggatagcacaggtattacagcaggtggtgcaggctattcctggagggtagcacaggtattacagcaggtggtgcaggctattcctggagggtagcagaggtattacagcaggtagtgcaggctattcctggaggatagcacaggtattacagcaggtggtgcaggctattcctggaggatagcacaggtattacagcaggggatgcaggctattcctggagggtagcacaggtattacagcaggtagtgcaggctattcctggaggatagcacaggtattacagcaggtggtgcaggctattcctggaggatagcacaggtattacagcaggtagTGCAGGTTATTCCTGGAGGGTAtcacaggtattacagcaggtagTGCCGGCTATTCCTGGAGGGTAGCagaggtattacagcaggtggtgcaggttattcctggaggatagcacaggtattacagcagggggtgcaggctattcctggaggatagcacaggtattacagcagggggtgcaggctattcctgcagagtagcacaggtattacagcaggtggtgcaggtTATTCCAggaggatagcacaggtattacagcaggtggtacaggttattcctggaggatagcacaggtattacagcaggtggtgcaggctattcctggagggtagcagaggtattacagcaggtggtgcaggctattcctggaggatagcacaggtattacagcagggggtgcagggtatTCCTGGAGGGTAGCagaggtattacagcaggtggtgcaaactattcctggaggatagcacaggtattacagcaggtggtgcaggctattcctggagggtagcacaggtattacagcaggtggtgcaggctattcctggagggtagcagaggtattacagcaggtagtgcaggctattcctggaggatagcacaggtattacagcaggtggtgcaggctattcctggaggatagcacaggtattacagcaggggatgcaggctattcctggagggtagcacaggtattacagcaggtagtgcaggctattcctggaggatagcacaggtattacagcaggtggtgcaggctattcctggaggatagcacaggtattacagcaggtagTGCAGGTTATTCCTGGAGGGTAtcacaggtattacagcaggtagTGCCGGCTATTCCTGGAGGGTAGCagaggtattacagcaggtggtgcaggttattcctggaggatagcacaggtattacagcagggggtgcaggctattcctggaggatagcacaggtattacagcagggggtgcaggctattcctgcagagtagcacaggtattacagcaggtggtgcaggtTATTCCAggaggatagcacaggtattacagcaggtggtgcaggttattcctggaggatagcacaggtattacagcgGGTGGTACAGGTTATTCCTggaggatagcacaggtattacagcaggtggtgcaggctattcctggagggtagcagaggtattacagcaggtggtgcaggttattcctggaggatagcacaggtattacagcagggggtgcaggctattcctggaggatagcacaggtattacagcagggggtgcaggctattcctgcagagtagcacaggtattacagcaggtggtgcaggtTATTCCAggaggatagcacaggtattacagcaggtggtgcaggttattcctggaggatagcacaggtattacagcgGGTGGTACAGGTTATTCCTggaggatagcacaggtattacagcaggtggtgcaggctattcctggagggtagcagaggtattacagcagggggtgcaggttaTTCCTGGTGGATAGCAGAGGTATTACAGCGGGTGGTACAGGTTATTCCTggaggatagcacaggtattacagcagggggtgcaggctattcctggaggatagcacaggtattacagcaggtggtgcaggttattcctggaggatagcacaggtattacagcaggtggtgcaggttattcctggagga
Proteins encoded:
- the LOC140125781 gene encoding transmembrane protein 272-like — protein: MDGTMDNPRNPLLGIVQESFLPKSVSIALKIILVGINIASIAIGAIYFNDCPGQYLIPYYLIISGVAALLFLSMTCLPCVDEDQVTSVNLTTLCAQSFILLFLFVFFIVGNVWVYSLSRESWDDPSSQKRCHRVLYLYAFWTITLCHLCFAVLLCTYLCLLLGLLILKRSIFGNRST